The region acacacacacacacacacacacacacacgcacacaccgcGCCTGCCTTCAGCCCCCAGGGACGCGCGCGCCGTCGATACCGACCTGTGTGCGTCCTTTTGTGGATCTTGAGGTTCTCGGAGCGGGCGAAGACCTTCCCGCagccggggaaggggcaggggaagggcttcTCGCCGGTGTGGACGCGGATGTGGTTGACCAGTTTGTATTTGGCTTTGAAGGGCTTGCCCTCGCGCAGGCACTCCTCCCAGAAGCAGATGTGGTTGCTCTGCTCGGGCCCCCCGACGTGCTCCACGGTGACGTGGGTGACCAGCTCGTGCATGGTGCTGAAAGTTTTGGAGCAGAGCCTCGCGGGCCCCGGGCCCGCCTCCAGCCACTTGCAGATGAGCTCCTGCTTGATGGGCTGCCGCATGTAGCGGAAGAAGGTGCCGGCGCCCCCGTGGGCCGCCAGGCTCACGTCCAGGTTCATGCCCCCGCAGCGCTGCAGGGAGGCCGTCGCGGATGGCTCGGTCCTGGCCGAGGCCCCGGGGGGGAAATGGTCAGCCCGGTTGGGCCCGGCCGGAGAAGGCCCCGGCCTGAGCTGTCCGTTCAGACGGCCTCCTGGGGCAGCCTGGGCGGGCGGCTGATGGAGTccggggagcagagaggggatCCCAACGCCGGGGCGGAGGTGGCGGTCATGATGTCCGGAGGGGCTACCTGCGGTTGAGACAAACAGGCCGTGGTGAGAccgcgggggaggggagagggagcggagGGGGGTGGCGGGCCACTGCCCTTTCGACGGCCCCTACCGGCCTGCGGCGCCtggcct is a window of Tachyglossus aculeatus isolate mTacAcu1 chromosome 1, mTacAcu1.pri, whole genome shotgun sequence DNA encoding:
- the ZIC4 gene encoding zinc finger protein ZIC 4 isoform X3; translation: MRKTKQQRRGQKMRFKTSLVMRKRFRLYRNALRESSSPSGHHDRHLRPGVGIPSLLPGLHQPPAQAAPGGRLNGQLRPGPSPAGPNRADHFPPGASARTEPSATASLQRCGGMNLDVSLAAHGGAGTFFRYMRQPIKQELICKWLEAGPGPARLCSKTFSTMHELVTHVTVEHVGGPEQSNHICFWEECLREGKPFKAKYKLVNHIRVHTGEKPFPCPFPGCGKVFARSENLKIHKRTHTGEKPFRCEFEGCDRRFANSSDRKKHSHVHTSDKPYNCKVRGCEKSYTHPSSLRKHMKVHCKSPPPSSGYDSSTPTLVSPSSDPGPGLAPHEPAADLSE
- the ZIC4 gene encoding zinc finger protein ZIC 4 isoform X4; protein product: MRKTKQQRRGQKMRFKTSLVMRKRFRLYRNALRESSSPSGHHDRHLRPGVGIPSLLPGLHQPPAQAAPGGRLNGQLRPGPSPAGPNRADHFPPGASARTEPSATASLQRCGGMNLDVSLAAHGGAGTFFRYMRQPIKQELICKWLEAGPGPARLCSKTFSTMHELVTHVTVEHVGGPEQSNHICFWEECLREGKPFKAKYKLVNHIRVHTGEKPFPCPFPGCGKVFARSENLKIHKRTHTGVGYILFLGKALPLRVRRL